A region of Streptomyces sp. NBC_01788 DNA encodes the following proteins:
- a CDS encoding IS1182 family transposase — protein sequence MSLRGVDLAEIPEETARLARAVFPKGCPVMRVRDALGPVFSDADFEELFPVRGRPAVSPARLALVSVLQFAEGLTDRQAAHAVRSRLDWKYALSLELADTGFDFSVLSEFRARLVDGEAVQMMFDAVLRAAGEAGLVKAGKRQRTDATHVLAATRDLNRLEFVVETLRAALNQVAAEAGDWLVTVSPPEWFDRYSARPEDSRFASRWAARVEHADQCGTDGMTLLEAVWSAASPPTLQSLPAVEFLRQTWVQQFHHVEGAVRWRGTKDLPPGLIRLRTPYEPEARTGSKRDLGWSGYKVHLSETCEPDAPHLITHIRTTPAPVNDVLVLEDIHTALAERGLLPDEHLVDAGYIDAEQIHHARRDHDIELVGPVKPTTVKGQATGDVFNNTRFTIDWDQRKAVCPGGQTSVQWREAQSQWEAPVTRVRFAARHCDPCELRTSCTSSRTGRNLTLRPKTEHDILQQARIEQDTDHWRRRYGHRAGVEGTISQSVQAFGLRRSRYRGLTKTRLQHYCTGAAINLARIDAWLTGRPLAKTRVSPFAALRPAG from the coding sequence GTGTCCCTGCGTGGGGTGGATCTGGCGGAGATTCCGGAGGAGACCGCTCGGCTGGCACGTGCGGTGTTCCCGAAGGGCTGCCCGGTTATGCGGGTGCGGGATGCGCTCGGGCCGGTGTTCTCGGATGCCGATTTCGAGGAACTGTTTCCGGTCAGGGGGCGGCCGGCGGTGTCTCCGGCCCGGCTCGCGCTGGTGTCGGTGTTGCAGTTCGCCGAGGGGCTGACCGACAGGCAGGCCGCACACGCGGTCCGCTCCCGTCTGGACTGGAAGTACGCCCTCTCGCTGGAGTTGGCCGACACCGGATTCGACTTCTCGGTACTCAGCGAGTTCCGTGCCCGGCTGGTCGACGGCGAGGCCGTCCAGATGATGTTCGATGCAGTACTCCGGGCGGCCGGCGAGGCAGGGCTGGTCAAGGCGGGCAAGCGGCAGCGCACGGATGCCACGCATGTGCTGGCCGCAACAAGAGACCTGAACCGTCTGGAGTTCGTGGTCGAGACACTGCGGGCGGCACTGAACCAGGTGGCGGCGGAGGCCGGGGACTGGCTGGTGACGGTGTCGCCGCCGGAGTGGTTCGACCGCTACTCGGCCAGGCCGGAGGACAGCCGCTTCGCGTCCCGGTGGGCGGCCCGCGTCGAACACGCCGACCAGTGCGGGACCGACGGCATGACGCTGCTGGAGGCCGTCTGGTCGGCCGCGTCACCGCCCACGTTGCAGAGCCTGCCCGCAGTGGAGTTCCTGCGGCAGACCTGGGTGCAGCAGTTCCACCACGTTGAGGGCGCCGTGCGCTGGCGGGGGACGAAGGACCTCCCGCCGGGCCTGATCCGCTTACGGACCCCCTACGAACCCGAGGCCCGCACTGGTTCGAAACGGGATCTGGGCTGGTCCGGTTACAAGGTCCACCTCAGCGAGACCTGCGAGCCCGACGCACCGCATCTGATCACCCACATTCGCACCACGCCGGCGCCCGTCAACGACGTCCTCGTCCTGGAGGACATCCACACCGCCCTGGCCGAACGGGGCCTGCTGCCGGACGAGCACCTGGTGGACGCCGGATACATCGACGCCGAACAGATCCACCACGCCCGCCGCGATCACGACATCGAACTGGTCGGTCCGGTCAAGCCCACCACCGTGAAGGGACAGGCGACCGGAGACGTCTTCAACAACACCCGCTTCACCATCGACTGGGACCAACGCAAGGCCGTCTGCCCCGGAGGCCAAACCAGCGTCCAGTGGCGGGAAGCCCAAAGCCAGTGGGAGGCCCCAGTCACCCGGGTCCGGTTCGCTGCCCGGCACTGCGACCCCTGCGAACTGCGGACCTCGTGCACCAGCTCCAGGACCGGCCGCAATCTGACCCTGAGACCGAAGACCGAGCACGACATCCTTCAACAGGCCCGTATCGAGCAGGACACCGACCACTGGCGCCGCCGCTACGGACACCGAGCCGGCGTCGAGGGCACCATCTCACAGAGCGTCCAGGCGTTCGGCCTGCGCAGATCCCGCTACCGCGGCCTCACCAAGACCCGGTTGCAGCACTACTGCACCGGCGCCGCCATCAACCTCGCCCGCATCGATGCCTGGCTCACCGGCAGACCACTCGCCAAGACTCGCGTTTCGCCCTTCGCAGCACTCCGCCCCGCTGGATGA